Proteins encoded by one window of Hylaeus volcanicus isolate JK05 chromosome 7, UHH_iyHylVolc1.0_haploid, whole genome shotgun sequence:
- the LOC128879483 gene encoding collagen alpha-2(I) chain-like isoform X2, with amino-acid sequence MDRVRQTIRVALFAAMLVAVLDVSLGDSRIPLTCKNIARDAIINSCKGPRSKRSVQEQRPLVRTLTIDGLDSPAEPATTQQKRQWRTEILPTGMIGPMGQLGPMGPMGPMGPMGPMGPMGPYSIGATDNTYHNMGFSSPGLQIQTDEGASMTSQMMGPTTSFAPFPGRYRYSGDRVRYQDGDLSNMEIQVPYARTYWIKTLDY; translated from the exons ATGGATCGTGTGCGGCAAACAATACGCGTCGCGCTTTTCGCTGCGATGCTAGTCGCGGTGCTGGACGTCTCCTTAGGAGACTCGCGGATACCCTTGACGTGCAAGAACATCGCCAGGGACGCCATCATCAACAGCTGCAAGGGGCCCAGGAGCAAACGATCCGTTCAGGAGCAAAGACCGTTGGTCCGAACGTTGACCATAG ATGGGTTAGATTCGCCAGCGGAGCCTGCCACCACTCAACAGAAGCGGCAATGGAGAACTGAGATACTGCCAACTGGAATGATAGGACCGATGGGGCAGTTGGGACCGATGGGGCCGATGGGGCCGATGGGGCCAATGGGGCCGATGGGACCGATGGGACCGTACTCTATTGGAGCAACGGACAACACCTACCACAACATGGGATTCAGTTCTCCCGGCCTGCAGATCCAAACTGACGAGGGCGCCAGTATGACGAGTCAGATGATGGGTCCAACGACTAGTTTCGCACCCTTTCCCGGAAGATATAGATATTCT gGGGACAGAGTTAGGTACCAAGATGGCGACTTGAGTAATATGGAGATACAAGTACCTTATGCACGTACATATTGGATTAAAACGTTGGATTATTAA
- the LOC128879483 gene encoding uncharacterized protein LOC128879483 isoform X1, with protein MDRVRQTIRVALFAAMLVAVLDVSLGDSRIPLTCKNIARDAIINSCKGPRSKRSVQEQRPLVRTLTIDGLDSPAEPATTQQKRQWRTEILPTGMIGPMGQLGPMGPMGPMGPMGPMGPMGPYSIGATDNTYHNMGFSSPGLQIQTDEGASMTSQMMGPTTSFAPFPGRYRYSLSFEDLEELHEEVGERFVRNSKDLNKKIFLKVAAKCCPNVKLCMDDPSQVPCMGFP; from the exons ATGGATCGTGTGCGGCAAACAATACGCGTCGCGCTTTTCGCTGCGATGCTAGTCGCGGTGCTGGACGTCTCCTTAGGAGACTCGCGGATACCCTTGACGTGCAAGAACATCGCCAGGGACGCCATCATCAACAGCTGCAAGGGGCCCAGGAGCAAACGATCCGTTCAGGAGCAAAGACCGTTGGTCCGAACGTTGACCATAG ATGGGTTAGATTCGCCAGCGGAGCCTGCCACCACTCAACAGAAGCGGCAATGGAGAACTGAGATACTGCCAACTGGAATGATAGGACCGATGGGGCAGTTGGGACCGATGGGGCCGATGGGGCCGATGGGGCCAATGGGGCCGATGGGACCGATGGGACCGTACTCTATTGGAGCAACGGACAACACCTACCACAACATGGGATTCAGTTCTCCCGGCCTGCAGATCCAAACTGACGAGGGCGCCAGTATGACGAGTCAGATGATGGGTCCAACGACTAGTTTCGCACCCTTTCCCGGAAGATATAGATATTCT CTAAGCTTCGAAGACCTCGAAGAGCTTCACGAGGAGGTCGGCGAGAGGTTCGTGAGGAATTCCAAGGATttgaacaagaaaatatttctgaaagttGCTGCGAAGTGTTGTCCAAACGTGAAGCTGTGCATGGACGATCCGAGCCAAGTCCCGTGCATGGGATTTCCCTGA
- the LOC128879481 gene encoding transient-receptor-potential-like protein isoform X1 has translation MGCEKSEKDLETPPSEASSYSISLPGPLNIEEKKYLLAVERGDLANVKRFIQSAYKGGVNGLSVDINCMDSLGRGALSLAIEAENLEMVELLVVMGVETKDSLLRAIDQEFVEAVELLLEHEELLTAEAIRENNLKEITHSWQKVDPISARYPPEITPLILAAQRNNYEILKLLLDRGATLPMPHDIKCGCADCLRSTTGDPLRLSATRMSEYKALASRSLIALSSPDPLLTAFQLSWELRDLAIAEPESRGEYLKLRKQVEKFAVDLLQQVRTTTELRTILDYDPQDENNLATKQLVRLELAVQYKQKSFVAHPRVQQLLAAIWYDGLPGFRRMSTWGKCGVLAKTATMFPFYSIMYLLAPESRTGQLMRKPFVKFLVHASSYVFFLFILMLVSQRAEMELTKIFSSDESKREIEANLAKQRGAAPSYLEGIVVLYVLGFIWQEMREAYVDGLKAYLRDMWNFIDFTRNFFYIATAVLRTAAYLQQRAEIRQDPMAAMVPRETWSDFDPQLIAEGLFAGANVFSALKLIHLFSINPHLGPLQISLGRMVIDIVKFFFIYTLVLFAFACGLNQLLWYFAELERRKCYTGFGSPSWDAASESCLRWRRFSSVFESCQSLFWASFGGIGIESFELTGIKSYTRFWGLLMFGSYSVINVIVLLNLLIAMMSNSYAMIEERADTEWKFARTKLWMSYFEEGGTLPPPFNIFPPPKLLLRLCGLQRKRVTRQTSDYKRTNDYKYGAVMRALIWRYVVNAHSEHEMDPVTEDDVHELKSDLSSWRCELLEILRRNGMDINGADTKERTVLGKRMKVWERRLMKDFHVAAPVTGSEVDEQATTLQPPAEGEDNVARWKRIAKLAVLRSTSNRWSQLVDSAIKSSQIGKSNSMASMQSQISLKKAMEEAQKLTNKSPLPPVSPIELPESTASTILHVLQDIVETDESSQETFSDPPKLTVSLDPSANVVKPKPVITMDYVDEKPAKHTPPVPHRTPSRSVRRKPENSQANYQNSSEAPTLSVQSINASRVPSSSSRSGNQPNAATDSKLSVPNDSRTIKSRLKPTVSPKKMSNLGTSGTPEDKEKLVDIMPKSPRFATSRSPRKGGWL, from the exons TCGTGGAGGCTGTCGAGCTGCTGTTGGAACACGAGGAACTTCTTACAGCCGAAGCTATACGCGAGAACAATC TCAAGGAAATCACTCACAGCTGGCAGAAGGTCGACCCAATATCCGCCAGATACCCACCGGAAATAACGCCGCTGATCCTGGCCGCCCAGAGGAACAACTACGAGATCTTGAAGCTACTGTTGGACCGTGGAGCGACCTTGCCCATGCCTCATGACATCAAATGTGGATGTGCCGATTGCCTTCGATCGACCACTG GTGATCCTCTGAGGCTGTCAGCTACCAGGATGTCCGAGTACAAGGCCCTGGCTAGTCGAAGCCTCATAGCCCTCAGCTCACCAGATCCCCTGCTGACTGCCTTCCAGTTGAGCTGGGAGCTTCGCGACTTGGCTATCGCCGAACCTGAAAGCAGAGGAGAGTACTTGAAGCTTCGAAAGCAAGTGGAAAA GTTCGCCGTCGACCTCCTGCAACAAGTACGAACCACGACCGAATTGCGCACCATACTCGACTACGACCCGCAGGACGAGAACAATTTGGCCACGAAGCAGTTGGTCAGATTGGAATTGGCCGTGcaatataaacagaaaagTTTCGTCGCCCACCCCCGTGTGCAGCAACTCTTAGCGGCGATTTG GTACGACGGGCTGCCAGGTTTCCGGCGGATGTCCACGTGGGGGAAGTGCGGAGTCCTAGCGAAAACCGCCACGATGTTCcctttttattctataatgTACCTGCTGGCGCCCGAGTCCAGGACGGGCCAGCTGATGCGAAAACCCTTCGTTAAATTTCTCGTGCACGCCTCGTCCTACGTCTTCTTTCTGT TCATTCTCATGTTGGTGTCGCAACGTGCAGAAATGGAACTGACGAAAATATTCAGCAGCGATGAGTCGAAAAGAGAGATCGAAGCCAATCTGGCCAAGCAAAGAGGCGCGGCTCCGTCGTATTTAGAGGGTATCGTTGTCTTATACGTTCTTGGATTTATTTGGCAAGAGATGAGAGAG GCTTACGTGGACGGACTGAAGGCCTACCTAAGGGACATGTGGAACTTCATCGACTTTACCAGGAATTTCTTCTACATCGCGACCGCTGTGCTGAGGACAGCTGCGTACCTTCAGCAGAGGGCCGAGATAAGGCAGGACCCGATGGCTGCTATGGTGCCAAGGGAGACTTGGAGCGACTTTGATCCTCAGCTGATAGCCGAAGGCCTCTTCGCAGGGGCCAACGTCTTCAGCGCTTTGAAGTTGATCCACTTGTTCAGCATCAATCCTCACTTAGGCCCTCTACAG ATATCCTTGGGTAGGATGGTGATAGACATCGTCAAGTTCTTCTTCATCTACACCCTGGTGCTCTTCGCCTTCGCTTGCGGGCTCAACCAATTGCTCTGGTACTTCGCTGAACTGGAGAGAAGGAAGTGTTACACTGGCTTCGGAAGCCCCTCCTGGGACGCAGCCAGTGAATCCTGCTTAAGATGGCGAAG GTTCAGCAGTGTCTTCGAGTCCTGCCAGAGTCTGTTTTGGGCCAGTTTCGGTGGCATTGGCATAGAAAGCTTTGAACTCACTG GGATCAAGTCTTACACCAGATTCTGGGGGCTGCTGATGTTCGGATCGTACTCCGTGATCAACGTGATCGTCTTGCTGAACCTCTTGATAGCTATGATGAGCAACAGCTACGCCATGATTGAG GAACGCGCGGACACAGAGTGGAAGTTCGCAAGAACGAAGCTGTGGATGAGCTACTTTGAGGAAGGCGGCACACTTCCACCCCCGTTCAACATCTTCCCACCGCCTAAGCTGTTGCTCAGGCTGTGCGGCTTACAGAGGAAACGGGTCACCAGACAGACGAGCGATTACAAGCGAACGAACGATTACAA GTACGGGGCGGTTATGAGGGCCCTGATATGGCGATACGTCGTGAACGCACATTCCGAGCACGAAATGGATCCTGTTACCGAGGACGACGTTCACGAGCTCAAGTCAGACCTGTCCTCCTGGCGGTGCGAGCTGCTCGAAATCCTCAGGAGGAACGGCATGGACATCAATGGCGCCGACACCAAGGAAAGAA CTGTTCTAGGCAAGAGAATGAAGGTTTGGGAAAGGAGGCTGATGAAGGACTTTCACGTAGCAGCCCCAGTCACGGGATCCGAAGTCGACGAGCAGGCGACGACCCTTCAGCCACCCGCTGAAGGCGAGGACAACGTTGCCAGATGGAAGAGAATCGCCAAATTGGCCGTATTGCGATCGACTAGTAATCGTTGGAGCCAG CTAGTGGACAGCGCTATCAAGAGTTCTCAAATCGGCAAGAGCAACAGCATGGCATCCATGCAGAGTCAAATAAGCCTAAAGAAAGCCATGGAGGAAGCGCAGAAGCTGACCAACAAAAGCCCCTTGCCGCCCGTGTCGCCTATCGAGCTGCCTGAAAGCACAGCCTCGACGATCCTTCATGTTTTGCAGGACATAGTAGAGACTGACGAATCTTCTCAAGAAACATTCTCTGATCCTCCTAAACTGACGGTGTCGCTCGATCCTAGTGCAAACGTTGTTAAG CCCAAGCCCGTGATAACGATGGACTACGTCGACGAGAAGCCCGCCAAACATACACCGCCGGTTCCGCATCGTACGCCATCTCGCAGCGTCAGGAGGAAGCCTGAGAACTCGCAGGCAAACTACCAAAACTCATCAG AAGCACCAACGCTGTCCGTGCAATCCATCAACGCTTCCAGAGTTCCGTCCAGTTCATCGAGATCTGGCAATCAACCCAACGCGGCCACAGATTCCAAGCTATCTGTGCCTAACGATAGTAGAACGATCAAATCGCGATTAAAGCCTACAGTGAGTCCCAAAAAGATGTCGAATTTAGGGACGTCGGGCACACCGGAGGACAAGGAAAAGCTCGTAGATATCATGCCGAAATCACCTCGATTTGCGACCAGTAGATCGCCTAGAAAAGGAGGCTGGCTATGA
- the LOC128879482 gene encoding coatomer subunit beta, giving the protein MSTIAEQPCYTLINIPIDTEPLNELQLKQDLEKGDVQTKIDALKKTIHMILSGERLPGLLMTIIRFVLPLQDHTIKKLLLIFWEIVPKTSTDGKLLQEMILVCDAYRKDLQHPNEFVRGSTLRFLCKLKEPELLEPLMPAIIACLEHRHSYVRRNAVLAIFTIYRNFEFLIPDAPELIAKYLEGEQDMSCRRNAFLMLLHADQSTALSYLGSCLDQVPNFGDILQLVIVELIYKVCLANPSERGRFIRCIYSLLNSPSAAVRYEAAGTLVTLTSAPTAIKAAASCYIELVVKESDNNVKLIVLDRLIAMKDSPVYERVLQDLVMDVLRVLGSPALEVRTKTLALAMDLVTTRTIEEMVQLLKKEVLRTAGGEHEDAGRYRQLLVRTLHACSIKFSDVAATVIPVLTDFLSENNEAAATDVLVFVREAIQRFENLRPLIVEKLLEVFPHIRSVKVHRAALWILGEYATSKEDIEAVMSRIRAALGELPLLEAENKRQAGEKTLEDGSTQVAPAQLVTSDGTYATQSAFSTASSRKKEEKRPALVQYMMEGDFFIGASLATTLAKLALRYKGLESDPQKSNRMQAEAMLVMSSVLQLGRSGLPTKAMTHDDAERLSLCLRALACPTPLVQKVFTEGCRDALGRMLTAKAEEDSQNQKAKEKPGSIVQVDDAIQFLQLSRGSDPTGGAGDMFEQSLSAAVAGRPGGAGDAPAPSALSKVTQLTGFSDPVYAEALVHVNQYDIVLDVLIVNQTEDTLQNCTLELATMGDLKLVERPQPIVLAPRDFASIKANVKVASTENGIIFGNIVYDVSGAGSDRSVVVLNDIPIDIMDYIVPATCTDAEFRQMWAEFEWENKVSVHTTLSDLREYLAHLLKSTNMRCLTPEKALSGQCGFMAANMYAKSIFGEDALANMSIEKPLNKPYAPVVGHIRIRAKSQGMALSLGDKINATQKGPQSKVVQAA; this is encoded by the exons ATGAGCACGATTGCGGAACAACCTTGCTATACTTTGATAAACATTCCAATCGATACGGAGCCATTGAATGAGCTCCAGCTTAAGCAAGATCTTGAAAAAGGGGATGTGCAGACAAAGATCGATGCCcttaagaaaacaattcacATGATCCTCAGTGGGGAACGGCTGCCAGGACTTCTGATGACTATTATCAGATTTGTCCTGCCGCTGCAGGATCATACTATTAAGAAGCTTCTATTAATATTCTGGGAAATAGTTCCAAAGACCTCTACGGATGGCAAGTTGCTTCAGGAAATGATTTTAGTCTGCGATGCTTACAGAAAGGACTTACAGCATCCGAATGAGTTTGTCAGAGGTTCAACTCTTAG atttttgtgtaaattgaAGGAACCCGAACTTTTGGAACCGCTAATGCCAGCAATAATTGCCTGCCTGGAGCACAGACACTCTTACGTTAGACGCAACGCCGTTCTCGCTATTTTCACAATATACAGAAACTTCGAGTTTCTCATACCAGATGCTCCCGAATTAATCGCGAAATATTTGGAGGGTGAACAGGACATGTCGTGCAGGAGAAATGCATTTTTGATGCTGTTGCACGCAGATCAAAGCACAGCATTGTCATATTTAGGCTCTTGTTTGGATCAAGTGCCCAACTTTGGCGACATACTGCAGTTGGTTATCGTTGAACTAatttacaaa GTGTGCCTCGCAAATCCATCGGAAAGGGGACGTTTCATCAGATGTATTTATAGCTTGTTGAATTCGCCGAGCGCTGCGGTTCGTTACGAAGCGGCTGGCACTTTGGTGACGCTCACCAGCGCTCCTACAGCTATCAAGGCTGCAGCCTCTTGCTACATTGAATTGGTTGTTAAAGAAAGCGACAATAACGTCAAACTGATCGTGTTAGATCGTTTGATCGCAATGAAAGATAGCCCCGTCTATGAAAGAGTCCTCCAGGACTTGGTCATGGATGTACTTAGAGTCTTGG GTTCGCCAGCGTTAGAAGTCAGAACTAAAACGTTGGCTCTGGCTATGGACTTGGTAACCACACGCACGATCGAAGAAATGGTTCAACTTCTGAAGAAAGAAGTGCTCAGAACGGCTGGTGGTGAACACGAAGATGCGGGTAGATATCGACAGCTTCTTGTGCGGACGTTGCACGCCTGCTCTATTAAATTCTCAGACGTCGCCGCTACCGTGATTCCCGTACTGACGGATTTCCTGTCAGAGAATAACGAAGCCGCAGCTACAGACGTCCTGGTCTTTGTTCGCGAAGCGATCCAACGTTTCGAAAACCTCAGACCGCTGATCGTTGAAAAGCTTCTcgaa GTTTTCCCACATATCAGATCCGTGAAAGTACACAGAGCAGCATTGTGGATTCTTGGCGAGTACGCGACGTCTAAGGAAGACATAGAGGCTGTGATGAGTCGCATACGGGCTGCCTTGGGTGAATTACCGTTGCTCGAAGCGGAGAACAAACGCCAGGCTGGTGAAAAGACGCTGGAAGATGGAAGTACTCAAGTTGCACCGGCACAGTTGGTCACATCGGATGGAACATACGCTACTCAAAGCGCATTCAGTACAGCGTCGTcgc ggaagaaagaagagaaacgtcCAGCATTGGTTCAGTACATGATGGAGGGCGATTTCTTCATTGGCGCCTCTTTAGCGACAACTTTAGCTAAATTAGCGCTTCGTTACAAGGGTCTCGAAAGCGACCCCCAAAAGAGCAATCGTATGCAAGCGGAGGCGATGCTGGTGATGTCCAGCGTGTTACAGTTAGGTCGCTCGGGTCTTCCCACGAAGGCGATGACGCACGACGACGCTGAACGATTATCCTTGTGTCTGAGGGCCTTGGCTTGCCCGACGCCGCTCGTTCAAAAGGTGTTCACCGAGGGTTGCCGTGACGCTCTTGGTAGAATGTTGACAGCGAAGGCCGAGGAGGACTCGCAGAACCAAAAG GCGAAGGAAAAGCCAGGCAGCATCGTTCAGGTGGACGACGCGATCCAGTTCCTGCAGTTGAGTCGTGGATCAGACCCAACTGGTGGAGCGGGCGACATGTTCGAACAAAGTCTCAGCGCGGCTGTTGCTGGAAGACCTGGTGGTGCTGGAGATGCCCCGGCTCCTAGCGCTTTGAGCAAGGTTACGCAACTGACTGGCTTCTCGGATCCCGTGTACGCGGAGGCTCTGGTCCACGTGAATCAGTACGACATCGTGCTCGACGTCTTAATCGTCAATCAAACCGAAGATACTCTGCAGAACTGCACTTTAGAGCTGGCGACAATGGGCGATCTGAAGCTCGTGGAGAGGCCACAGCCTATCGTCCTCGCTCCAAGAGACTTCGCGAGCATCAAAGCCAACGTAAAGGTGGCGTCCACGGAAAATGGCATAATATTCGGGAATATAG tatACGATGTGTCTGGAGCTGGATCCGACAGAAGCGTCGTTGTGTTGAACGACATACCCATAGATATCATGGATTACATAGTACCAGCGACGTGCACCGACGCCGAGTTCCGACAAATGTGGGCGGAATTCGAGTGGGAGAACAAGGTGTCTGTACATACGACATTGTCAGATCTGAGGGAGTATCTCGCGCATTTATTGAAGTCCACGAACATGAGATGTCTAACGCCGGAGAAG GCTCTTTCTGGTCAGTGTGGGTTCATGGCTGCGAACATGTACGCGAAATCAATATTTGGGGAGGACGCATTAGCGAATATGTCTATCGAAAAACCATTGAATAAACCATACGCACCGGTGGTCGGTCACATTCGCATCAGAGCGAAGAGCCAAGGAATGGCGTTGTCGTTAGGAGATAAAATTAATGCCACGCAAAAAGGTCCACAGAGTAAAGTTGTGCAGGCTGCTTAA